The stretch of DNA cttgatgtttgttaattggtgtggttgttgtgaattatggtttgaatgtgaaagtatgtttgaatttgtttctgtggaatttgaaaaccattagagttaaacgagtattaaaaatggggaatcttttaatacctcggtttacttaatgtgtatttgaggaaaatgtttaagttaactgggcgttgagaatggggaatctcttaatgtctcggttacttaactatcgtttttgaaaatcgtttcggtaaatgagtattaagaatggggaatctcttaatgactcgtttactgaatgttttgcgagaaaatcgtttaagtcaaaagtatattaagaatggggaatctcttaatatgactgtttgcttaacgttttgttttgaaaatcattaagttaaatcggtattaagaacggggaatctcttaatgacttatttaattaatgttgtttgaaagtcgtttaagttaaatgggtattaaaaatggggaatcttttaatatctgcatttgcttaacgattgttgtgaatggagtctgtgtatgctcatgcatttcatttggtaaattgtgtcgacccgtgataggtgacaccttggtaaactgtactgacccgtgataggtggtacgtttacgatttactttttggtaaatcgtgttgacccgtgataggtgacacctcggtaaactgtactgacccgtgataggttgtacgtttacgatttactatttagtaattcgtgttgacccgtgataggtgacaccttggtaaactgtactgacccgtgataggtggtacgtttacgatttactttttggtaaatcgtgttgacccgtgataggtgacacctcggtaaactgtactgacccgtgataggtggtacatttacgatttacgtttttggtgaattgtgctgacccgtgataggtggcaccttggtaaattgtacggacccgtgataggttgtacgtttgcgatttatattttagtaaatcgtgttgacccgtgataggtgacacttcggtaaactgtactgacccgtgataggtggtacatttacgatttacatttttggtggattgtgctgacccgtgataggtggcacctaggtaaacagtactggtctgtgataggcggtacgtttacgattcccgctttttcttttagtaaatcgtgttgacccgtgataggtgacaccatggtaactgtactgacccgtgataggtggtacatttacgatttacatttttggtggattgtgctgacccgtgataggtggcacctaggtaaacagtactggtctgtgataggcggtacgtttacgattcccgctttttcttttagtaaatcgtgttgacccgtgataggtgacaccatggtaactgtactgacccgtgataggtggtacatttacgattcccgctttttcttttagtaaatcgtgttgacccgtgataggtgacaccatggtaactgtactgacccgtgataggtggtacatttacgattcccgctttttcttttagtaaatcgtgttgacccgtgataggtgacacctcggtaaactgtactgacccgtgataggtggtacgtttatgatttacgcattttagtaaatcgtgctgacccgtgataggtggcacctcggtaattggtactttggcctgcgataggcggtacaattatgatttacggcccttcgaggagggttttggtttggaattccgagtccatgcattttggcatatacgcattgcattagggtgcctggcacgcgagtcatgtttgatttgagtttatgattgagtgattcgaattttgatttatcgtgataactgagatgaaggtgttaagtgttatgtgttgtttattgtgtgtgagtatgatggttatcgaacctttgtgtgtcgtagtaatcgcgtaggaattgctaagtgttaggttgtggacttgattaggaatgacttaggttaattcatgaatttttggaaaactgatcagggaaatcgatttcccaatcgattggatggaagacaggggcttggccaaatgaacaaaatcgattagccaatcgattttgtaaatcagcctttttaaaatccctttcgaaatcgattgcccaatcgattaggccttaagtcaggggctcaggaaccaatcaatcgatttaccaatcgattgaattcagcccaggattctgttttcattaagaatccctcaccaaatcgattaggaaatcgattggctcgaaaccaggggctcaggaaccaatcaatcgatttaccaatcgattgaattcagcccaggattctgttttcattaaaaatcttcaccccaatcgattgcccaatcgattggctcagtgaaaatcctcatttttagttgtatgattaattgctcatgaatctatccatgttttgttttatcatgtgttaattaggagatcgagaactgcattttaccttcattttcattggcaatgtaatgtatgaacttttcgcacattgaaaatcctgttaagatgcatgcttagttaaaaagttgttttgagcattcaaaaacttaactgctatgtgttaactgttattttctggttggtgaccctttacactattgtggaaatctgggctttgccctcagatgagagtcaggacggccctactgattcgtaccctacggacagggatggagatgggaatgcttgactgcggttgtgttaggaggatctcacggggcgcgtggagattactcagggtgtatagtttttggtaggatgatcagattaggatgatgtatagggactaggggtccttctttttggtttggagtattttagttctggaaaactgtacttatacaaatattatcagttttatatcatctttgaatgggttccatgtaccatttgatgtttatgtagaaatgttttggatttgtaattggagaaacttttccgctgcttgtaaattataatgactcaattatttatccaaaagcatttcctgatttatttctttgttcgtttttaattacttttagaaaaaaaaaaaatataccctcgctttgaaaaacggggtgttacagattgTATAATTGCTCTCTAACTTACAACACTCCCATATAGAGTGAAGACATAaccaaaaaatgattttctagTATTCATGTTTCTAACATAATCTGAGTCCACATATCACTTGATTGGTTCCTTGTCATGATGAGTCTTTTTGAACATTAATACTGCTGTCAAGGAGCCATTTACGTACCTCATAATCTACTTGAGTGCTGACCAATGCAGTGCTCCTGGATCAATCATAAATCTGTTGACAACATTCACAACATAAGCCAAATCTGGCATGCAGTAGATCATTCCATACATTATGATGCCAACTCCACTACCATAAGGAATGATACTCATTTTTTGTCTTTCCTTGCAAGGCTTAGGTGAGTCTTGCATAgacaatttgaaattttgtccCTAAGGAGTAGTAACATGTCTTGCCTCGTGCATTCTATATTTAGTGACAAATTTCTTCAAGTAGGCAACTTGTGAAAGAAATAGTTCCCCTTTCattatgtttctttttacaTCCATACCTAAGATCCTCTTGGCCTCTCCAAGTTCCGTCATCTCAAACTCATTATTAAGGTTAGATTTGAGCCTTTTAATCTAGTATTTACTTGAGCTTGCAAGAAGAATATAATCCACATAGAGTGAAGACATAACCATAAAATGATTTTCTAGTATCCATGTTTCCAGCATAATCTGAGTCCACTTATCACTTGATTTGTTCCTTGTCATGATGAGTCTTTTTGAACTTTAATCCTGCTGTCAAGGAGCCACTTACATGCCTCATAATCTACTTGAGTGCTGACCAATGCAGTGCTCTTGGATCATTCATAAATCTGCTGACAACATTCACAACATAAGCCAAATCTGGCCTGCTGCAGATCATTCCATACATTATGATGCCAACTCCACTACCATAAGGAATGAtatgtaagtcatgagcttccctgatcatgtttttgatttaattcccaaacatacaatacatgtgaagtatttgattgatctaatgatttgaattgagaaacatttcaggcaaacaatcaaacactatacacttggaacaaaagcttggaactcaaggaatcaaccaaaattggaggatgtgcttgagaaagatgcaaatatgtatagtgtgattagttgtcatagtagttattttggtagactaatcactatggtttcatacttaagtttttgccaaagaaagtaaatcaatcaactaataagtcaattgatgaatcaattgggcaatcgattgtctgactcagaacaagagtttttactatgtaaatcgattacttaaaggtttttagtgaaacctgagttctgggttttatccaatcaattgggcaatcgattgggacatcaattgagtaatcgattttgtgattcacagaaccaaccacttactgaatcaatcgattggcaaattgattgtgaaaatgtttttcatcaggaatgagttctgtgatcaaccaaatcgattgggacatcaattgaattagatttcttaaactgcaagttttgtggcaatcgattaggtaatcgattgaagttaatcatttatcaaagatactttgaataaatcgattggaaaattgattttgaccaaatggctgaggttctgtaacaagcacaattgattggcaaatcgattgaagtaaatgtctgagtcactgtgacaagcacaatcgattggcaaatcgattgaagtaaatgtctgagtcatTGTGATCAACACAATcggttgacgaatcgattgaagctaaatgtttgagttacaggaagaattcaactcattgccaaatcgattaggactatgaatatacgtcgactgagcaatcgattgttttgatctcattgtttgaacaaaacacctataatcgattactcaatcgattatGATATATTCTTAGTATTagtttctgatttatgtattaaaagaatcgattgacaaattGATTCATGCTTATACTTTCAAGATTCAcgaaaaacaagacatgcgaaaatcgattgggcaatcgattaagctagtttaaacttttataaaatcgattgagcaatcgattgtcctgatgtttttctgaatatatataagctgattcaatcacattttaaaacaactgttacacattttctaacaaccaatacactacatttgaaacaattattttcatcacacaaaatactcatttggcaaatcctctttgtgtgaaattcatattgtgattgagtcatcatcTTTTGTCCGCTTTTATTCTTTTCTAtaaaaacaatctgtaaagaaagttctggaaatccagtggtgtaaactggtgactatctttgttggtgcgtgtgttcatcaagaagaagtctcatcttgatctcgtgagaGTTTGGCGAGTAACTCCAGGGATAAGGTGGTATTGTAATAGAAacgagtgagttggatagataggccttgtgtgagctggacaatctgtaaaacgtactcaagtcaATTCTATTGGAAATGTTGAAATCTGgtttggatttcaggactgggtgtaggctatcaaactgatagctgaaccggtataaatcttggtgcacgtttttcttatcctttctctttattttgatattgcttgaatgcttattcttgaatgtttaaATTGGTGAATTTCTGTATTGATTAATATTCTGAATAAGCATTGTATTtgtactcttatattgataattcatgcaactgtgaatctttgttcctgaataaatTCCGCAACTGGTTATTGTTAATCTGATTAGTAATCTTGTAAGATtagtaaatacatttttcttatattttgtaacaaatagaggccataatttcctacatgatactcattttttttgtctttcctCTCCAGGCTTAGGTGAGTCTTGCATAgacaatttgaaattttgtctCTAAGGAGTAGTAACATGTCTTGCCTCATGCATTCTATATTTAGTGAAAACTTTCTTCAAGTAGGCAACTTGTGAAAGAAATAGTTCCCCTTTcattatgtttctttttatatCCATACCTAAGATCCTCTTGGCCTCTCCAAGTTCTGTCATCTCAAACTCATTATTAAGGTCATCTATAGGCCTTTTAATATGGTCTTTACTTGAGCTTGCAAGAAGAATATCATCCACATAGATTAATAGGTAagttggagaacgttcttgaccttCCTGATAAGCTGGAAAATGTTCTTGAGTTGGAGAACATTCTAGACTTTCCTCTTTCAGAATGTAAATACAACTATCAAAACTACATCTTTGGAAACAAGTTACTATCATGAAATCATCAAATTTCCTGTACCATTGTTTAGAACTTTTCTTTAGGCCATACAATGACTTTTTTAGAAGACAAACCCTATTGATGCCTTTAGCAGATCCTTTAGGTTGCTGCATATACATAGTTTCTTCAAGATCACCATgcaaaaatgttgttttgacatCTAACTGCTCAAATTCCAAGTCTTGTTGATTTACAATTAAAAGTAGAATTTTGATTGAACAATGTTTTACAAAAAGTGCAAATACTTCATTGAAATTTATTCCTTCATGCTGAGAAaatccctttgcaactaatcttaCTTTAAACCTTATCTTTTCTTGTCCTTGAATGCCTTCCTTTCTCTTGAACACCTATTTTGATCAAATTACCCTTTGACTCTTAGAAATGTCAACCAAAGTCCAGGTTTGATTCTTTTCTAATGACTGCATCTCTTTATTCATAGCTGTTTCTCCAAGCTTCTTTGTCTTCACTATTAATGACTTCCTTCTAGTTGTTTGGTTCATCTCCTTGAATTTCTTCAACAACACTTAaagcataaaaaattaaatatgcttAACCATATCTAACTAGAGGCTTGATAACCCATCTTTCTCTATCCTTTACCAAGTTGAAATTGACCAAATCTAGTTCTGTTGTTGCATTATCATCGAGTGATGTATCAGGTATGTCTTCATGATTAATCTCTTGATCTTCAAGTGACTCCACCTCAATCTGAACACTCTCAGTATTTTTGTTTGAAGTAGTGTATTGTTGATGTTCTTCGTTTTTGCATATctgaaacgaagaatgttctctgTTTCTGCAGAACTGAGACTAAGAATGTTCTTTGTCTACATCTCTTGATATGATGCACTTAGGCACACCTTGGCCAATCCTCCACAACTTGTAACCTTTTATCCTTTTAGAATATCCAATGAAAACATATCTGATTGCTCAAGGGTTCAATTTATCTTGCTTTGGGTGAACAAATGCTAAAGAGCCAAATACTTTCAGATTTGAGTAGTCAGCTAGTTTGCCATTCCACATCTTAATTGGTGTCTTAAATCCAATAGCTGATGAAGGATATTTATTGATCAAGTACACTGCTGTAACTGAAGCTTCTCCCTAAAATGTTTTAGGCAGATCTGCACTCAGGATCATACANNNNNNNNNNTCtttccaatattttttatttcatcctTTCTGCAATGCCATTTTGTTGAAGGGTGCCTGCAACTGTTCTATGTCTTTGAATACCTAAGTCCTTGCAATACTTATTTGTTGAAGGGTGCCTACTCCAGGCCATTGTCAGTTCTTAAATATTTCAGCTTAGATTCCGTTTGAGTTCCAATTTGCATATGCCattctttaaatttcataaaagtgtcacttt from Cicer arietinum cultivar CDC Frontier isolate Library 1 chromosome 3, Cicar.CDCFrontier_v2.0, whole genome shotgun sequence encodes:
- the LOC140919630 gene encoding uncharacterized protein, which encodes MVGTTKFDIEKFNGSNDFSLWKIKMHDFLVQQGLVNSLKGESTLPTTMYIHQKEELIEKGKKKPVTVQIVDFNKILDDLENLDVKLDDEDKALILFNAMPSSYEHFNNVTMFGREQTITLEEVHAFIQRKESYKRHEIKNDNHAESLDDFEGENNWVLGSGCTIHMCPRNDYFKSIYLHNGGVILLGNNKSCTIQGKSKRVSFGVGQHNTSRSFEYVHSDLWGPSRTHFGCSYFITIIDDYSRKICKNEEHQQYTTSNKNTESVQIEVESLEDQEINHEDIPDTSLDDNATTELDLVNFNLKFKEMNQTTRRKSLIVKTKKLGETAMNKEMQSLEKNQTWTLVDISKSQRHEGINFNEVFALFVKHCSIKILLLIVNQQDLEFEQLDVKTTFLHGDLEETMYMQQPKGSAKGINRVCLLKKSLYGLKKSSKQWYRKFDDFMIVTCFQRCSFDSCIYILKEESLECSPTQEHFPAYQEGQERSPTYLLIYVDDILLASSSKDHIKRPIDDLNNEFEMTELGEAKRILGMDIKRNIMKGELFLSQVAYLKKVFTKYRMHEARHVTTP